Proteins encoded together in one Lepisosteus oculatus isolate fLepOcu1 chromosome 2, fLepOcu1.hap2, whole genome shotgun sequence window:
- the sim1a gene encoding single-minded homolog 1-A isoform X1, whose translation MKEKSKNAARTRREKENSEFYELAKLLPLPSAITSQLDKASIIRLTTSYLKMRIVFPEGLGEAWGHPSRTSSLDNVGRELGSHLLQTLDGFIFVVAPDGKIMYISETASVHLGLSQVELTGNSIYEYIHPADHDEMTAVLTAHQPYHSHFVQEYEIERSFFLRMKCVLAKRNAGLTCGGYKVIHCSGYLKIRQYSLDMSPFDGCYQNVGLVAVGHSLPPSAVTEIKLHSNMFMFRASLDMKLIFLDSRVADLTGYEPQDLIEKTLYHHVHSCDTFHLRCAHHLLLVKGQVTTKYYRFLAKHGGWVWIQSYATIVHNSRSSRPHCIVSVNYVLTETEYKGLQLSLDQVTSNKPSFSYANSTPTITDSRKPSKSRVARTKSKARASPYPQYSGFHTERSESDHESQWGGSPLTDSASPQLLDHGEGPHSQHPDVSCAYRQYSDRSSLCYGFTLDHAARLSEERHSHYHSQACDGGRCEAGRYFLGTPQPARESWWSTSRSLLTVPKSSPENREGFDNCMPHIASVHSVHVRGHWDEDSVVSSPDPGSASDSGDRYRSDHFQSSPHEPSKIETLIRATQQMIKEEESRLQLRKANQDHLAPLNGVAKTHSSCFGTDFPQTQPQGVVCRGPAVTSSALCDHLQHRDRKMISPHDNEQDNSPTSLSRISSPSSDRISKSGLSLTKDYLQSDLSPHQTHGNHCTSSPSYYSSHHRQYFDKHAYSLTGYALEHLYDAETLRNYSLGCNGSHYDVTSHLRMQQDPAQGHKGTSVIITNGS comes from the exons atgaaggaaaagtCCAAAAATGCTGCCCGGACAagacgggaaaaagaaaacagtgaaTTCTACGAACTGGCAAAACTGTTGCCTCTGCCATCAGCCATCACATCCCAACTAGACAAAGCGTCTATAATAAGGCTCACAACCAGCTACTTAAAGATGAGAATCGTTTTTCCCGAAG GACTAGGGGAAGCTTGGGGTCACCCAAGCCGTACAAGTTCTTTGGACAATGTGGGCCGGGAATTGGGATCACATCTCTTACAG ACGTTAGATGGATTCATTTTTGTCGTGGCTCCGGATGGGAAGATAATGTACATTTCAGAAACTGCGTCAGTGCACTTGGGGTTGTCGCAG GTAGAGCTGACTGGAAATAGCATTTATGAATATATCCACCCCGCTGATCATGACGAAATGACGGCAGTGCTCACAGCCCACCAACCTTATCATTCACACTTTGTCCAAG agtACGAAATAGAGCGCTCTTTTTTCTTAAGAATGAAATGCGTACTAGCGAAAAGAAATGCGGGACTGACGTGTGGTGGATACAAG GTTATTCACTGCAGTGGGTATCTGAAGATCCGCCAGTACAGCCTGGACATGTCTCCGTTTGACGGGTGTTACCAGAATGTAGGACTGGTGGCTGTTGGCCACTCACTGCCCCCCAGTGCAGTCACGGAAATCAAACTGCACAGCAACATGTTCATGTTCCGAGCCAGCCTTGACATGAAACTGATATTTTTAGATTCCAG AGTTGCTGATCTGACAGGTTACGAACCTCAAGATTTGATAGAAAAAACCCTCTACCACCATGTTCATAGCTGTGATACCTTTCACTTACGGTGTGCTCATCATCTGT TACTTGTAAAAGGACAAGTCACTACAAAATACTACAGATTTCTTGCCAAACATGGAGGATGGGTATGGATCCAGAGTTATGCTACAATCGTACACAACAGCAGGTCCTCCAGGCCGCACTGCATAGTCAGTGTTAACTATGTTCTGAC GGAAACAGAATATAAGGGACTACAGCTATCATTAGACCAAGTGACATCAAACAAGCCATCATTTTCTTACGCAAACTCTACACCCACAATCACGGACAGCAGGAAACCAAGCAAATCCCGTGTGGCCCGAACTAAGTCAAAAGCCAGAGCTTCTCCATACCCACAG TATTCTGGATTTCACACTGAAAGGTCAGAGTCTGACCATGAGAGCCAGTGGGGTGGGAGTCCGTTGACTGATTCTGCCTCCCCCCAACTGTTGGATCACGGAGAGGGACCACACTCCCAACACCCTGACGTCTCCTGTGCCTACAGACAGTATTCGGACCGCAGCTCTCTGTGTTACGGTTTTACCCTCGACCATGCTGCCAGACTGAGTGAAGAAAGGCACTCCCATTACCACAGCCAGGCCTGTGATGGGGGCAGGTGTGAGGCTGGCAGGTACTTTCTGGGCACTCCTCAGCCCGCCAGGGAGAGCTGGTGGAGTACCTCTCGTTCCCTGCTGACTGTCCCCAAATCCTCACCAGAAAACAGGGAAGGATTTGACAACTGCATGCCACACATTGCTTCAGTTCACAGTGTCCATG TGAGAGGCCACTGGGATGAAGACAGTGTTGTCAGCTCTCCAGACCCTGGATCAGCCAGTGACTCGGGAGATCGATACCGCAGTGACCACTTTCAGAGCAGCCCTCACGAGCCCAGCAAGATAGAAACACTCATCAGGGCCACACAGCAGATGATTAAGGAGGAAGAGAGCCGATTGCAGCTTAGGAAGGCCAATCAGGATCACCTGGCACCACTGAATGGCGTGGCAAAGACCCACTCATCGTGTTTCGGCACTGACTTCCCACAGACTCAGCCACAGGGGGTAGTGTGCCGAGGTCCTGCGGTCACCAGCTCTGCTCTGTGTGACCACCTTCAGCACAGGGACAGGAAGATGATAAGTCCCCATGACAATGAGCAGGACAACAGCCCCACGTCGCTGTCACGAATAAGTAGCCCAAGTTCGGACAGAATTTCCAAATCCGGTTTATCCTTAACCAAGGATTACTTGCAGTCAGACCTTTCTCCTCACCAAACTCACGGAAACCATTGCACGTCCTCCCCTTCCTATTATTCTTCCCACCACCGTCAGTACTTTGACAAGCATGCATACTCCCTGACTGGCTATGCACTGGAGCACCTTTACGATGCCGAAACCCTCCGAAACTATTCTTTGGGTTGCAATGGCTCCCACTATGACGTGACTTCGCATTTACGAATGCAGCAGGATCCAGCGCAGGGACACAAAGGGACATCTGTCATAATCACAAATGGAAGCTGA
- the sim1a gene encoding single-minded homolog 1-A isoform X2, producing MTAVLTAHQPYHSHFVQEYEIERSFFLRMKCVLAKRNAGLTCGGYKVIHCSGYLKIRQYSLDMSPFDGCYQNVGLVAVGHSLPPSAVTEIKLHSNMFMFRASLDMKLIFLDSRVADLTGYEPQDLIEKTLYHHVHSCDTFHLRCAHHLLLVKGQVTTKYYRFLAKHGGWVWIQSYATIVHNSRSSRPHCIVSVNYVLTETEYKGLQLSLDQVTSNKPSFSYANSTPTITDSRKPSKSRVARTKSKARASPYPQYSGFHTERSESDHESQWGGSPLTDSASPQLLDHGEGPHSQHPDVSCAYRQYSDRSSLCYGFTLDHAARLSEERHSHYHSQACDGGRCEAGRYFLGTPQPARESWWSTSRSLLTVPKSSPENREGFDNCMPHIASVHSVHVRGHWDEDSVVSSPDPGSASDSGDRYRSDHFQSSPHEPSKIETLIRATQQMIKEEESRLQLRKANQDHLAPLNGVAKTHSSCFGTDFPQTQPQGVVCRGPAVTSSALCDHLQHRDRKMISPHDNEQDNSPTSLSRISSPSSDRISKSGLSLTKDYLQSDLSPHQTHGNHCTSSPSYYSSHHRQYFDKHAYSLTGYALEHLYDAETLRNYSLGCNGSHYDVTSHLRMQQDPAQGHKGTSVIITNGS from the exons ATGACGGCAGTGCTCACAGCCCACCAACCTTATCATTCACACTTTGTCCAAG agtACGAAATAGAGCGCTCTTTTTTCTTAAGAATGAAATGCGTACTAGCGAAAAGAAATGCGGGACTGACGTGTGGTGGATACAAG GTTATTCACTGCAGTGGGTATCTGAAGATCCGCCAGTACAGCCTGGACATGTCTCCGTTTGACGGGTGTTACCAGAATGTAGGACTGGTGGCTGTTGGCCACTCACTGCCCCCCAGTGCAGTCACGGAAATCAAACTGCACAGCAACATGTTCATGTTCCGAGCCAGCCTTGACATGAAACTGATATTTTTAGATTCCAG AGTTGCTGATCTGACAGGTTACGAACCTCAAGATTTGATAGAAAAAACCCTCTACCACCATGTTCATAGCTGTGATACCTTTCACTTACGGTGTGCTCATCATCTGT TACTTGTAAAAGGACAAGTCACTACAAAATACTACAGATTTCTTGCCAAACATGGAGGATGGGTATGGATCCAGAGTTATGCTACAATCGTACACAACAGCAGGTCCTCCAGGCCGCACTGCATAGTCAGTGTTAACTATGTTCTGAC GGAAACAGAATATAAGGGACTACAGCTATCATTAGACCAAGTGACATCAAACAAGCCATCATTTTCTTACGCAAACTCTACACCCACAATCACGGACAGCAGGAAACCAAGCAAATCCCGTGTGGCCCGAACTAAGTCAAAAGCCAGAGCTTCTCCATACCCACAG TATTCTGGATTTCACACTGAAAGGTCAGAGTCTGACCATGAGAGCCAGTGGGGTGGGAGTCCGTTGACTGATTCTGCCTCCCCCCAACTGTTGGATCACGGAGAGGGACCACACTCCCAACACCCTGACGTCTCCTGTGCCTACAGACAGTATTCGGACCGCAGCTCTCTGTGTTACGGTTTTACCCTCGACCATGCTGCCAGACTGAGTGAAGAAAGGCACTCCCATTACCACAGCCAGGCCTGTGATGGGGGCAGGTGTGAGGCTGGCAGGTACTTTCTGGGCACTCCTCAGCCCGCCAGGGAGAGCTGGTGGAGTACCTCTCGTTCCCTGCTGACTGTCCCCAAATCCTCACCAGAAAACAGGGAAGGATTTGACAACTGCATGCCACACATTGCTTCAGTTCACAGTGTCCATG TGAGAGGCCACTGGGATGAAGACAGTGTTGTCAGCTCTCCAGACCCTGGATCAGCCAGTGACTCGGGAGATCGATACCGCAGTGACCACTTTCAGAGCAGCCCTCACGAGCCCAGCAAGATAGAAACACTCATCAGGGCCACACAGCAGATGATTAAGGAGGAAGAGAGCCGATTGCAGCTTAGGAAGGCCAATCAGGATCACCTGGCACCACTGAATGGCGTGGCAAAGACCCACTCATCGTGTTTCGGCACTGACTTCCCACAGACTCAGCCACAGGGGGTAGTGTGCCGAGGTCCTGCGGTCACCAGCTCTGCTCTGTGTGACCACCTTCAGCACAGGGACAGGAAGATGATAAGTCCCCATGACAATGAGCAGGACAACAGCCCCACGTCGCTGTCACGAATAAGTAGCCCAAGTTCGGACAGAATTTCCAAATCCGGTTTATCCTTAACCAAGGATTACTTGCAGTCAGACCTTTCTCCTCACCAAACTCACGGAAACCATTGCACGTCCTCCCCTTCCTATTATTCTTCCCACCACCGTCAGTACTTTGACAAGCATGCATACTCCCTGACTGGCTATGCACTGGAGCACCTTTACGATGCCGAAACCCTCCGAAACTATTCTTTGGGTTGCAATGGCTCCCACTATGACGTGACTTCGCATTTACGAATGCAGCAGGATCCAGCGCAGGGACACAAAGGGACATCTGTCATAATCACAAATGGAAGCTGA